A genomic segment from Montipora foliosa isolate CH-2021 chromosome 9, ASM3666993v2, whole genome shotgun sequence encodes:
- the LOC137970403 gene encoding NLR family CARD domain-containing protein 3-like isoform X3 translates to MEGGKKGKLCLPVPEDCQGIPPKLRVKPPKMSDIRAVSRPWGSADSKPWGSADLPIDILLLTAENCGLSSCFSFLGKPFKSYNREVGWIYFGYIGNASNQEQLKVALKRCSKGSVGPGGSSTAAKNAVRVLRPKAVFSVGTCSGLSSDKVKLGDVVISAKLTIDGYKIPVSPHLGDLVKDAPCGWVAPLENPDELEVEVHCDGDIVSQTQAARCGCADLHLQYPEAIAVETEGEGVFAAAYDEKVEWVVVKGVASFVNQTQLSRSEWMSFASTMAASVVAKMLNDPVVFQEWPHCNQGTINETLELGNAWKRKRNVSQHEDESQLQEFIQRLKRNAISSTEHVTDLQQPFRPNPGEGPPTKDLTVDEIFINVVILEGRVRYYFPADRWEQLKVYPMASAEQTNPLRPQDIFDSFHRNVLAVGRPGIGKTMLCTRLLRFWASDDTKIQSQCEVAFLLKFRHLNSEPDLNLRELLTLAETVECLKDELWQFIKDNPSKVLLIFDGIDEFFTRSGIAKDDSRFNNTAEMRMPLCCLYKKIVSGKLLQGCTLLTTVRPTAVEDVRELKFDRTVEITGFTLEQVEEFVEKFTKGDDSGNLKEIIWQHISTNINLFSLCYIPVNCFIICHCLLQLINISSDAEHKLPVKITEIYSISVKIFFYKHSRGKYSCSKTDLGCYMYKRFNELQPENDEVFKKLGKIAFNGIKSGKLVFESHEASGLEDCGLLHRLPDMKPRKLGEPPRAQYCFTHLTVQEFFAAKHLIDTMPKDELQRFVAVHIRFGTWKVVMQFVAGLLEPNAGERMTKSEVFTHLLPGKVKRTDGSDLIWWPCSNEDKGLALDVCKCLYEIDGEQEKVKIQSKVAEIGFNAVDFSEMGVVPIDCPAVMDFVTDAHVISLRMDESSVGPLGCKEIKYSLKDVNSKLTLLDLEQNEIGDQGAAHLSDALKDVNCKLTQLDLGYNEIGDQGAVHLSDALKDVNCKLTRLNLRHSKIGDQGAAHLSDALKDVNCKLTQLDLDDNEIGHQGAAHLSDALKDVNCKLTQLHHGENEIGHQGAAHLSDALKDVNCKLTQLDLGINVIGHQGAAHLSDALKDVNCKLTQLDLHGNEIGHQGAAHLSDVLKDVNCKLTQLNLFLNEIGDQGAAHLSDALKDVNCKLTQLNLWANSIGDQGAAHLSDALKDVNCKLTELDLTNNEIGDQGAAHLSDALKDVNCKLTQLDLGCNEIGHQGAAHLSDALKDVNCKLTQLNLRKSKIGDQGAAHLSDALKVVNCKLTQLDLWANCIGDQGAAHLSDALKDVNCKLTQLDLGGNEIGDQGAAHLSDALKDVNCKLTQLNLGANRIRDQGAAHLRDALKDVNCSLHSL, encoded by the exons GTGGAAAGAAGGGGAAACTTTGTTTGCCTGTCCCGGAAGACTGTCAGGGCATTCCCCCAAAACTCAGAGTCAAGCCACCAAAAATGAGTGATATTCGAGCTGTCAGCAGACCTTGGGGAAGTGCTGATAGCAAACCTTGGGGAAGTGCTGATCTGCCGATTGATATTTTGCTACTGACAGCGGAGAATTGTGGGTTGTCGAGTTGTTTCTCATTTCTGGGGAAACCTTTCAAAAGTTATAACAGAGAAGTTGGTTGGATATATTTTGGATACATTGGTAATGCTAGTAATCAAGAGCAACTAAAGGTTGCGTTGAAGAGATGTTCTAAAGGATCTGTTGGCCCAGGGGGATCTTCAACAGCAGCAAAAAATGCAGTCAGGGTCTTGAGGCCAAAGGCAGTATTTTCTGTGGGAACTTGCAGTGGTTTAAGTTCAGATAAAGTCAAACTAGGAGATGTAGTTATATCTGCCAAGTTAACAATAGATGGATACAAAATTCCAGTGAGTCCACATCTTGGTGATCTTGTTAAAGATGCACCCTGTGGGTGGGTTGCTCCTTTGGAAAACCCAGATGAATTGGAGGTTGAAGTGCACTGTGATGGTGATATTGTGAGCCAAACACAGGCAGCGAGATGTGGATGTGCTGATCTTCATTTACAATATCCAGAAGCAATTGCTGTTGAGACAGAAGGGGAAg GTGTTTTTGCTGCAGCCTATGATGAAAAGGTCGAGTGGGTGGTAGTAAAAGGTGTGGCAAGTTTTGTTAATCAAACCCAACTGTCAAGAAGTGAGTGGATGTCCTTTGCAAGCACCATGGCAGCCTCTGTTGTGGCAAAGATGCTCAATGACCCTGTTGTTTTCCAAGAATGGCCGCACTGTAACCAAG GTACAATCAACGAGACCTTAGAGCTGGGAAATGCATGGAAAAGAAAACGGAATGTAAGCCAACATGAAG ATGAATCGCAACTGCAAGAATTCATACAGAGGTTAAAGCGTAATGCCATATCAAGTACCGAGCACGTTACAGATCTTCAACAACCTTTCCGACCAAATCCAGGTGAAGGGCCACCGACTAAGGATCTCACCGTGGACGAAATCTTTATAAATGTTGTTATTCTTGAAGGCAGAGTGCGCTATTACTTTCCTGCTGACAGATGGGAACAGCTTAAAGTGTACCCCATGGCCAGTGCAGAGCAGACTAATCCTTTACGACCTCAAGATATCTTTGATTCTTTTCACCGGAACGTTCTCGCTGTTGGTCGTCCTGGAATTGGGAAAACTATGTTATGTACTAGGCTTCTTCGATTTTGGGCCTCTGATGATACCAAAATACAGTCGCAATGCGAAGTAGCCTTTCTTCTGAAATTCAGACACTTGAACTCGGAACCAGATCTTAATCTCCGTGAACTGCTGACTCTCGCAGAAACAGTAGAATGTTTAAAAGATGAATTGTGGCAATTCAtaaaagacaacccaagcaAAGTACTTTTGATTTTCGATGGGATCGACGAATTTTTCACAAGGTCAGGCATTGCCAAAGATGACTCTCGCTTCAACAACACTGCAGAGATGAGAATGCCTCTGTGTTGTTTGTACAAGaaaattgtttctggaaaaCTTCTTCAGGGTTGTACACTGTTAACAACAGTAAGGCCAACTGCTGTTGAAGATGTCAGAGAACTGAAGTTTGATAGAACCGTTGAAATTACCGGATTTACATTGGAGCAAGTTGAGGAGTTTGTGGAGAAGTTTACAAAAGGTGATGACAGtggtaatttaaaagaaataatatgGCAACACATTAGCACCAACATCAACCTGTTTTCATTATGCTATATCCCTGTGAATTGTTTCATTATTTGTCACTGCTTACTACAACTGATTAACATCAGCTCTGATGCTGAGCACAAACTACCCGTAAAGATTACTGAAATCTACAGCATTAGTGTGAAGATTTTCTTTTACAAGCACAGCCGTGGTAAATACAGTTGCTCAAAAACTGACCTTGGTTGTTACATGTACAAGAGATTTAATGAGCTTCAACCTGAAAATGATGAAGTGTTTAAGAAACTGGGAAAAATAGCTTTTAATGGCATTAAAAGTGGAAAACTTGTCTTTGAATCACATGAAGCGAGTGGACTGGAGGATTGTGGGCTGCTTCACCGACTACCTGACATGAAACCTCGAAAACTCGGTGAACCCCCAAGAGCGCAATACTGTTTTACCCACTTAACTGTTCAAGAATTCTTTGCAGCCAAGCATCTCATAGATACCATGCCTAAAGACGAGCTGCAAAGATTTGTTGCCGTTCATATTCGTTTTGGGACCTGGAAAGTTGTAATGCAGTTTGTGGCTGGATTGTTAGAACCCAATGCAGGGGAACGAATGACAAAGAGTGAGGTATTTACACACCTTCTTCCGGGTAAAGTTAAGAGGACTGACGGGTCAGATCTGATCTGGTGGCCCTGTTCTAACGAAGACAAAGGTTTGGCTTTGGACGTATGTAAGTGTTTGTATGAAATTGATGGCGAGCAGGAGAAAgtgaaaattcaaagcaaagtaGCAGAAATTGGTTTTAATGCTGTAGATTTTAGTGAAATGGGAGTTGTTCCAATAGACTGTCCAGCGGTGATGGATTTTGTGACAGATGCTCATGTGATATCCCTGAGAATGGATGAATCATCTGTCGGGCCATTGGGCTGTAAAGAGATTAAATATTCACTCAAAGATGTCAACTCTAAACTCACTCTGCTGGACCTCGAGCAAaacgagataggagatcaaggagcagcacacctgagtgatgcactcaaagatgttaattgtaaactcactcagctggacctcgggtataacgagataggagatcaaggagcagtacacctgagtgatgcactcaaagatgttaattgtaaactcactcggCTGAATCTCCGTCACAGCAaaataggagatcaaggagcagcacacctgagtgatgcactcaaagatgttaattgtaaactcactcagctggacctcgaCGATAACGAGATAGGacatcaaggagcagcacacctgagtgatgcacttaaagatgttaattgtaaactcactcagctgcaCCACGGGGAGAACGAGATAGGacatcaaggagcagcacacctgagtgatgcactcaaagatgttaattgtaaactcactcagctggacctcggGATTAACGTGATAGGacatcaaggagcagcacacctgagtgatgcactcaaagatgttaattgtaaactcactcagctggacctccaTGGTAACGAGATAGGacatcaaggagcagcacacctgagtgatgtactcaaagatgttaattgtaaactcactcagctgaatcTATTTTTGAACGaaataggagatcaaggagcagcacacctgagtgatgcactcaaagatgttaattgtaaactcactcagctgaacctctGGGCTAACtcgataggagatcaaggagcagcacacctgagtgatgcactcaaagatgttaattgtaaactcactgaGCTGGACCTCACTAATaacgagataggagatcaaggagcagcacacctgagtgatgcactcaaagatgttaattgtaaactcactcagctggacctcggGTGTAACGAGATAGGacatcaaggagcagcacacctgagtgatgcactgaaagatgttaattgtaaactcactcagctgaatctccgtaaaagcaaaataggagatcaaggagcggcacacctgagtgatgcactcaaagttgttaattgtaaactcactcagctggacctctgGGCTAACTGCATAGgcgatcaaggagcagcacacctgagtgatgcactcaaagatgttaattgtaaactcactcagctggacctcgggggtaacgagataggagatcaaggagcagcacacctgagtgatgcactcaaagatgttaattgtaaactcactcagctgaacctcggGGCTAACAGAATaagagatcaaggagcagcacacctgagggatgcactcaaagatgttaattgttcTCTCCATTCTTTGTAA